One genomic window of Moorella glycerini includes the following:
- a CDS encoding aminotransferase class I/II-fold pyridoxal phosphate-dependent enzyme has protein sequence MLEQTRTPVFTAIKQYIEEGVIPFHVPGHKQGRALAEFKEYVGERVLAMDLTCVPGLDNICNPRDVIREAEALTAAVYGADYAFFLVNGTTSGIQAMILAVCQPGDKIIIPRNAHRSALGGLILSGAHPVYIEPEINEDYGISMGVTPEKVERALKEHPDARAVFVISPNYYGTVPPLKEIVAVAHAFDVPVLVDEAHGAHLPFHPALPPSAMAAGADLAAVSAHKLAGSMTQSSFLLLQGERLDPKHIKAVLNLTQTTSPSYILLASLDVARKQMALRGRELLERTLEITWWIRRELSRIEGLNIMGDEVTSLPGCTALDPTKITVNVQGLGLSGYEMEAILRREYKIQVELSDLYNVLLLVSIGDDRETAGRLVAAFQDIARKRSLKNVIRFCPPLPAIPRMAVLPRAAFYSQTRSIALEYAEGEISAEAITAYPPGIPLVCPGEVITREIIDYVNLLKKEHADLQGPEDPELKFIRILKDTVSLMEHEKASRAGLA, from the coding sequence ATGCTGGAGCAGACCAGGACTCCGGTTTTTACGGCCATCAAGCAGTATATTGAAGAAGGAGTTATTCCCTTTCACGTTCCCGGTCACAAGCAGGGCCGGGCCCTGGCGGAATTTAAAGAGTATGTCGGCGAGCGGGTCCTGGCCATGGACCTGACCTGTGTGCCCGGACTGGATAATATCTGCAATCCGCGGGATGTTATCCGGGAGGCCGAGGCTCTGACAGCGGCTGTCTACGGCGCGGATTATGCCTTTTTCCTGGTAAACGGTACTACCTCCGGTATCCAGGCCATGATCCTGGCCGTTTGCCAGCCGGGAGACAAGATTATTATTCCCCGCAATGCCCACCGGTCAGCCCTGGGCGGCCTTATTTTAAGCGGTGCTCACCCTGTTTATATCGAACCGGAGATTAACGAGGATTACGGCATTTCCATGGGAGTAACGCCGGAGAAGGTAGAAAGGGCGTTAAAGGAACACCCCGACGCCAGGGCGGTTTTTGTCATCAGCCCCAATTACTACGGGACAGTACCGCCCTTGAAGGAAATAGTAGCCGTAGCTCACGCCTTTGACGTACCCGTGCTGGTGGATGAGGCCCATGGTGCCCATTTGCCATTCCACCCGGCGCTGCCCCCGTCGGCCATGGCAGCGGGGGCGGATCTCGCGGCCGTGAGCGCCCATAAATTAGCCGGGTCTATGACCCAGAGCTCTTTTCTCCTTTTGCAGGGGGAGAGGTTGGACCCCAAGCATATAAAGGCCGTCCTCAACCTTACCCAGACCACCAGCCCTTCGTATATTTTACTGGCCTCCCTGGATGTGGCCCGCAAGCAGATGGCCCTCCGGGGACGGGAGCTTTTAGAGCGCACCTTGGAAATAACCTGGTGGATTCGCCGGGAACTTTCCCGGATTGAAGGTCTGAACATCATGGGCGATGAAGTAACCTCCCTGCCCGGTTGTACCGCCCTGGACCCGACCAAAATCACCGTCAACGTCCAGGGCCTGGGCCTTTCCGGCTATGAGATGGAAGCCATCCTGCGCCGGGAATACAAGATCCAGGTGGAGCTTTCCGACCTCTACAACGTCCTGCTGCTCGTTTCCATTGGTGATGACCGGGAAACGGCCGGCCGCCTGGTTGCTGCCTTCCAGGATATTGCCAGGAAACGCTCTTTAAAAAACGTGATACGTTTTTGTCCCCCTTTGCCGGCCATTCCGCGGATGGCGGTGCTGCCCCGGGCAGCCTTCTACAGCCAGACGCGCAGCATAGCACTGGAGTACGCCGAAGGGGAAATCAGCGCCGAAGCCATTACGGCCTACCCCCCGGGTATTCCCCTGGTCTGCCCGGGAGAGGTCATCACCCGGGAGATTATAGATTATGTTAACCTGCTTAAAAAGGAACATGCCGACCTCCAGGGACCGGAAGACCCGGAACTGAAATTCATCCGCATCCTGAAGGATACGGTGAGCCTCATGGAACACGAGAAGGCCAGCCGGGCCGGGCTAGCTTGA
- the fbp gene encoding fructose-1,6-bisphosphate aldolase/phosphatase, with protein MSEKITLSVIKADIGGYVGHSSVHPRLLETAERCLAASKLLIDYRVAHVGDDINLIMTHKYGVDCPEIHHLAWNIFLQCTEVARELKLYGAGQDLLSDAFSGNVKGMGPGVAEMEFEERKSEPVIVFAADKTEPGAWNFPLYKMFADPFNTIGLVIDPKMHQGFRFEVYDLIKNERVEFSLPEELYDLLVFIGAPGRYCIKAVYSKTTGEIAAVSSTQRLNLMAGRYVGKDDPVCIVRCQSGLPAVGEALEPFANPHLVAGWMRGSHIGPLMPVGLNQSAPTRFDGPPRVVAMGFQLAQGRLVGPQDLFADVAFDKAREIANEIANYLRSLGPFEPHRLPLEDMEYTTMPEVMAKLKNRFVKVGREAAKERFAAELGAK; from the coding sequence TTGAGTGAAAAGATTACTTTAAGTGTCATCAAGGCTGATATTGGTGGCTATGTTGGTCATTCCAGCGTCCACCCGCGTCTCCTGGAAACGGCTGAGCGCTGCCTGGCCGCCAGCAAGCTGTTGATAGATTACCGGGTGGCCCATGTGGGTGATGATATCAACCTCATCATGACCCATAAATATGGCGTTGATTGCCCGGAAATTCACCATCTGGCCTGGAACATTTTTCTCCAATGTACCGAGGTGGCCCGGGAGCTGAAACTTTACGGTGCCGGCCAGGATCTCCTTTCCGACGCCTTCTCCGGCAACGTCAAGGGCATGGGTCCCGGGGTTGCCGAAATGGAATTTGAGGAACGCAAGAGCGAACCGGTGATTGTCTTCGCTGCCGATAAGACCGAGCCCGGGGCCTGGAACTTCCCCCTCTACAAGATGTTTGCCGATCCCTTTAATACCATTGGCCTGGTTATCGATCCCAAAATGCACCAGGGTTTCCGCTTTGAGGTTTACGACCTGATCAAAAATGAGCGGGTGGAGTTTTCTTTACCCGAGGAACTCTACGATCTGCTGGTCTTCATTGGTGCTCCGGGGCGCTACTGCATCAAGGCCGTTTATTCTAAAACCACAGGCGAAATCGCCGCCGTGTCCAGTACCCAGCGCCTGAACCTCATGGCCGGGCGTTATGTGGGTAAGGACGACCCGGTGTGCATTGTCCGCTGCCAGAGCGGCCTGCCGGCTGTAGGGGAGGCCCTGGAACCCTTTGCCAATCCCCACCTGGTGGCCGGCTGGATGCGCGGTTCCCATATCGGCCCCCTGATGCCCGTGGGCCTTAACCAATCGGCGCCGACACGCTTTGACGGGCCGCCGCGGGTGGTAGCCATGGGCTTCCAGCTGGCTCAGGGACGCCTGGTGGGTCCCCAGGATCTCTTTGCCGATGTGGCCTTTGATAAGGCCCGGGAGATCGCCAATGAGATCGCTAATTATTTGCGTTCCTTAGGCCCCTTCGAACCCCACCGCCTGCCCCTGGAGGATATGGAATATACCACCATGCCCGAGGTGATGGCTAAACTGAAGAACCGCTTTGTTAAAGTGGGCAGGGAAGCGGCGAAAGAAAGGTTTGCTGCTGAACTGGGGGCGAAGTAA
- a CDS encoding tripartite tricarboxylate transporter permease encodes MPLLEGLQVALTPFNLFACFIGVIIGTLTGVLPGLGPAAAMAMLLPLTVKMGSTAGLIMLAGIYYGAMYGGSTTSILVNVPGEPASVVTCLEGYKMARKGRAGAALAVSAIGSFIAGTLGIILIQLFAPPLARVALKFGPAEFFAMTIVGIILLSNLSGKGGLKAFLMIALGLLLSTVGLDPLGGINRFTFNYAGAGTGLSFIAIAAGLFGVGEILWLASQADEQLEVMKVGLRDLYPTKEEIKRALPPMFRGGFLGFLIGLVPGPAATIASFASYSLEKSISKHKEEFGHGAIEGVAGPEAANNAASAGAMVPLLSLGIPFSPAVAVLLSGMLLMGVTPGPLFLREHPDAFWGVIGSMYIGNVMLLILNLPLVGIWASITRIPQKYLMPVVLLFCIVGAYADNNNIFDVWVMLGAGVAGYLMRKFEYDPAPLLIGLVMGPIMERSLRQALIMGRGDVGSLFASPISFSLYVIAIAFLAFSIVKGARGTKKMAGTVECR; translated from the coding sequence ATGCCTTTACTTGAAGGCTTACAGGTAGCCTTAACACCCTTTAATCTTTTTGCCTGTTTTATCGGCGTCATTATAGGTACCCTGACAGGAGTTTTACCTGGTCTGGGGCCGGCTGCCGCCATGGCCATGTTATTGCCGCTGACAGTTAAAATGGGGTCGACGGCAGGGCTGATTATGCTGGCTGGCATTTACTATGGCGCCATGTATGGCGGCTCAACTACCTCTATCTTAGTAAATGTGCCGGGCGAACCAGCCAGCGTCGTCACTTGCCTGGAAGGGTATAAAATGGCCCGCAAAGGGCGGGCCGGCGCGGCCCTGGCTGTCAGTGCCATTGGCTCCTTTATCGCCGGAACTTTAGGCATAATCCTAATCCAGCTTTTTGCGCCGCCCCTGGCCAGGGTAGCATTAAAATTCGGGCCGGCGGAATTTTTTGCCATGACTATAGTAGGTATTATCCTCCTGTCTAACCTTTCGGGAAAAGGCGGCCTCAAGGCCTTTCTAATGATTGCCCTGGGTTTGCTCCTTTCTACAGTGGGCCTGGACCCCCTGGGAGGTATTAACCGTTTTACCTTTAACTATGCCGGTGCGGGGACGGGGTTGAGCTTTATCGCCATTGCTGCCGGCCTCTTCGGGGTAGGGGAGATCCTCTGGCTGGCCAGTCAGGCCGATGAACAGCTGGAAGTAATGAAAGTAGGCCTGCGCGACCTTTACCCGACAAAGGAGGAGATCAAGCGGGCTTTACCGCCCATGTTCCGGGGCGGCTTCCTGGGCTTTTTAATCGGCCTGGTTCCCGGTCCGGCTGCAACTATTGCTTCCTTTGCTTCCTATAGCTTAGAGAAGAGTATATCTAAACATAAGGAGGAGTTTGGCCACGGCGCCATTGAAGGGGTGGCCGGACCGGAAGCGGCTAATAACGCCGCCAGCGCCGGGGCCATGGTGCCGCTGCTCTCCCTGGGGATACCCTTTTCGCCTGCCGTTGCCGTCCTTTTAAGCGGTATGCTTCTGATGGGAGTCACACCCGGTCCCCTTTTCTTGCGCGAGCACCCGGATGCTTTCTGGGGAGTAATCGGCAGCATGTACATCGGCAATGTCATGCTTTTGATTTTAAACCTGCCTCTGGTAGGCATCTGGGCGAGCATTACCCGCATACCTCAGAAATACCTGATGCCGGTGGTCTTGCTCTTTTGTATTGTCGGCGCTTACGCTGACAATAACAATATTTTTGATGTCTGGGTAATGCTGGGCGCCGGCGTGGCAGGCTATTTGATGCGCAAATTCGAATATGATCCGGCCCCCCTGTTAATTGGCCTGGTTATGGGACCAATAATGGAACGTTCTTTGCGCCAGGCCCTAATTATGGGGCGGGGCGATGTGGGTAGCTTGTTTGCTTCACCGATTTCTTTCTCCCTGTATGTAATTGCCATTGCCTTTTTAGCCTTTAGCATAGTAAAGGGCGCCAGGGGCACCAAGAAGATGGCCGGCACTGTCGAATGTCGTTAA
- a CDS encoding tripartite tricarboxylate transporter TctB family protein, which produces MGKDRVSSLVLAGISLLFLIYSRQYDLGTLASPGEAVFPMLVAIAVLLLAGWLFLSSGRGNKPEGEKNEAVNPGNGRRVLILTLVIALALLAMEFVGFFTTSFVLALLCCRILGVKEWFRAVGIAAGAALGAYLIFGLWLKVSFPVGLLL; this is translated from the coding sequence ATGGGAAAGGATAGAGTTAGCAGCCTGGTACTGGCAGGCATAAGTTTGTTGTTCTTAATATATTCCCGGCAATATGACCTGGGCACCCTCGCTTCACCTGGCGAGGCAGTCTTCCCCATGCTTGTTGCTATAGCTGTCCTATTGCTGGCAGGGTGGTTATTTTTAAGCAGTGGTCGTGGTAATAAGCCGGAAGGGGAGAAAAACGAAGCAGTTAACCCCGGAAACGGGCGCAGGGTTTTAATTTTAACCCTGGTGATTGCCCTTGCCCTTTTGGCTATGGAGTTTGTCGGCTTTTTCACTACCAGTTTTGTCCTGGCCCTGTTATGCTGTAGGATCCTGGGGGTCAAAGAATGGTTCCGGGCTGTAGGGATAGCCGCGGGAGCTGCCCTGGGGGCATATCTAATTTTTGGTTTGTGGCTGAAAGTCTCTTTTCCGGTGGGCCTTTTACTCTAG
- a CDS encoding tripartite tricarboxylate transporter substrate binding protein — MKNWRLKGVALGLAALLLVLTLSLAGCGGSEQAKEGTKGSSQGENKAAIDYPTKPVEMTVLFGAGSGADLLARKVAEIAGKELGQPISVVNRTGAGGATGYTYVKGQKADGYNIVWNSNSINTAYHAGNMNFDYKAFSGVAELTTEPVSIAVKADAPWKDINEFIDYAKKNPGKVRIGNSGKGSFTHLAAVALENKTGVKFTHVPFGQGLAVSSLLGGQIEASSQLPAEIMSQVKAGQVRILAVTGEERLKVLPDVPTFKEKGIDLTLSLWRGIAVPAGTPEAVISKLEAAMKKVTENEEFKKFAAEMGANIEFRSAKDFDKFIAQQDQELASLMEQIGMKKQ, encoded by the coding sequence ATGAAAAACTGGAGGTTAAAGGGTGTAGCTCTAGGCCTAGCTGCTCTGCTACTGGTGCTTACCCTGTCCCTGGCTGGCTGCGGCGGCAGCGAGCAGGCGAAGGAAGGGACCAAAGGTAGCAGCCAGGGTGAAAACAAGGCGGCTATAGATTATCCTACCAAACCGGTAGAGATGACGGTCCTTTTTGGTGCCGGCAGCGGCGCGGACCTGCTGGCCCGCAAGGTAGCAGAAATCGCAGGTAAGGAATTAGGCCAGCCCATTTCCGTCGTTAACCGTACCGGCGCCGGTGGCGCCACAGGTTACACCTACGTCAAAGGCCAGAAGGCAGATGGTTACAATATTGTCTGGAACTCCAATTCCATCAATACCGCCTATCACGCCGGCAATATGAATTTTGACTATAAGGCCTTCAGCGGGGTAGCCGAACTGACTACCGAACCGGTAAGCATTGCCGTCAAGGCCGACGCGCCCTGGAAGGACATCAATGAGTTCATTGATTATGCCAAAAAGAACCCGGGCAAAGTGAGAATTGGTAATTCAGGTAAGGGCAGCTTTACCCACCTGGCGGCTGTTGCTCTGGAAAATAAAACGGGAGTCAAATTTACCCATGTACCTTTTGGCCAGGGTCTGGCCGTATCCAGCCTTTTAGGCGGCCAGATTGAGGCCAGCTCCCAGCTACCGGCAGAAATCATGTCCCAGGTTAAAGCCGGGCAGGTCAGGATTCTGGCTGTTACCGGCGAAGAAAGGCTGAAGGTCCTGCCGGACGTGCCTACTTTTAAGGAAAAGGGAATAGATTTAACCCTGTCCCTGTGGCGTGGCATTGCTGTCCCGGCGGGTACACCAGAAGCAGTCATCAGCAAACTGGAAGCAGCCATGAAGAAAGTAACGGAGAACGAGGAATTCAAGAAATTTGCCGCTGAAATGGGCGCGAATATCGAATTCCGGAGCGCCAAAGACTTTGACAAGTTTATCGCCCAGCAGGATCAAGAGCTAGCCAGTTTGATGGAACAGATTGGTATGAAGAAGCAGTAG
- a CDS encoding zinc-dependent alcohol dehydrogenase: MEYQIPEKMKALVLFGPNDVRLVEKPVPQPGPGEVLVRVAACGICGTDVKIITKGMPKMPPYGEFTFGHEWAGTVVALGETVDEFQVGDRVAIEAHKGCGRCENCIDGKYTACLNYGRLDKGHRAAGMTVDGGFAEYAVQHVNSVYKIPDNISFNEATYVTTAGCALYAIDKSGGYIAGDTVLVIGPGPIGLSVVQGARALGAEKIILMGTREDRLAKGRQLGATHTINIREVADPVAEVMAITGGKGAERVFECGGNSQAFEYGIKSTKKGGVMVLVSFYKEPVTANLDYVVMNQISLLTVRGEGNQNCKRALSLMAQGKIDAKPIMTHAFPLEEFPKGLDYFVNRKDGAMKVVINP, from the coding sequence ATGGAATATCAAATTCCCGAGAAAATGAAAGCCCTGGTTCTTTTTGGTCCCAATGACGTGCGCCTGGTGGAGAAGCCGGTCCCCCAACCCGGCCCGGGAGAAGTGCTGGTCCGGGTAGCCGCCTGCGGCATTTGTGGTACCGATGTGAAAATCATAACCAAGGGTATGCCCAAGATGCCGCCCTACGGGGAATTTACCTTCGGCCACGAATGGGCCGGTACGGTAGTGGCCCTGGGGGAAACGGTGGACGAGTTCCAGGTAGGCGACCGGGTGGCCATTGAGGCCCACAAGGGTTGCGGCCGCTGCGAGAACTGCATTGACGGCAAGTATACCGCCTGTTTAAACTACGGCCGCCTGGATAAAGGCCACCGCGCCGCCGGCATGACGGTAGACGGCGGTTTTGCCGAGTATGCCGTCCAGCATGTGAACTCGGTTTATAAAATTCCTGACAATATTTCCTTTAACGAGGCCACCTATGTGACCACCGCCGGCTGCGCCCTCTACGCCATCGATAAGAGCGGCGGCTATATTGCCGGCGATACGGTCCTGGTGATCGGCCCTGGTCCCATAGGTTTATCCGTTGTCCAGGGAGCCCGTGCTTTAGGTGCTGAAAAAATCATCCTCATGGGTACCAGGGAAGACCGCCTGGCCAAGGGCCGCCAGCTGGGGGCAACCCATACCATCAATATCCGCGAGGTTGCCGATCCCGTGGCCGAAGTCATGGCCATCACCGGTGGTAAAGGTGCCGAAAGGGTTTTTGAGTGCGGCGGCAACTCCCAGGCCTTTGAATATGGCATCAAGTCAACTAAAAAAGGCGGCGTCATGGTCCTGGTTTCCTTCTACAAAGAACCGGTTACTGCCAACCTGGATTATGTAGTCATGAACCAGATCAGCCTTTTGACGGTACGCGGTGAAGGCAACCAGAACTGCAAGCGAGCCCTGTCCCTGATGGCCCAGGGTAAAATTGATGCCAAACCCATCATGACCCATGCCTTCCCGTTAGAGGAGTTCCCCAAGGGCCTGGATTACTTCGTCAACCGCAAAGACGGGGCCATGAAGGTAGTCATCAATCCCTGA
- a CDS encoding Tm-1-like ATP-binding domain-containing protein — translation MPSRTIAIIATVDTKEAETRFLQDFIAARGWQAPVLDVSTYLPHGFKATYPREEICRRGGVEFKDLPALRRDAMMQTMGVGAARVLTDLYVRGELAGVLGIGGNQGTAIAAIAMRALPIGLPKVIVSTVASGNIRPYIEYKDIIMMFSVADLLGGPNTVSRTILSNAAGAVMGMAAHGEPLQAGDRPVIATTAFGNTNAAVTAARELLVEQGYEVIAFHASGACGSAMEELIEAGLIQGVLDLTTHELIGEVFAEAGDIYTPMRPRLEAAGRRGIPQVISLGGLDYFCFGPAESIPPAYRGRPTHYHNPYNTNVRATKEELSRVGEVLAARLNAARGPVAVMVPLKGWSENGRAGGPLHDPEADAALVAALEANLAPRVKLMKLDANINDPVFATSAAAVMHQLMEVWLAGQESSAASEP, via the coding sequence ATGCCATCCAGGACCATTGCTATTATCGCTACTGTCGACACTAAAGAAGCTGAAACTCGTTTTTTGCAGGACTTCATCGCCGCCCGGGGCTGGCAGGCGCCGGTCCTGGATGTAAGCACCTACCTTCCCCATGGGTTTAAGGCCACCTACCCGCGGGAAGAAATCTGCCGCCGGGGCGGGGTAGAATTTAAGGATTTGCCGGCTTTGCGCCGCGATGCCATGATGCAGACCATGGGGGTGGGAGCGGCCCGGGTGTTAACCGACCTCTACGTCCGGGGCGAGCTGGCCGGCGTCCTGGGCATTGGCGGCAACCAGGGTACGGCCATAGCGGCCATCGCCATGCGGGCTTTGCCCATCGGGCTGCCCAAAGTAATTGTCTCCACGGTGGCTTCCGGTAACATTCGCCCCTATATTGAGTACAAGGATATCATCATGATGTTCTCGGTAGCCGACCTTTTGGGAGGCCCCAATACCGTCAGCCGGACCATCCTCAGCAATGCTGCCGGGGCGGTCATGGGCATGGCGGCCCACGGCGAGCCCCTGCAGGCCGGCGACCGGCCGGTAATTGCCACCACCGCCTTTGGCAATACCAACGCGGCAGTTACCGCCGCCCGGGAGCTGCTGGTAGAGCAGGGTTACGAGGTGATTGCCTTCCACGCTTCCGGGGCCTGCGGTTCGGCCATGGAAGAATTAATCGAGGCCGGCCTGATCCAGGGGGTCCTCGATCTCACTACCCATGAATTAATCGGCGAGGTTTTTGCTGAGGCCGGCGACATTTATACCCCCATGCGGCCGCGCCTGGAGGCGGCGGGCCGGAGGGGTATTCCCCAGGTGATTTCCCTGGGGGGACTGGATTATTTCTGCTTCGGACCGGCGGAGAGCATACCGCCGGCCTACCGGGGCCGCCCGACCCATTACCACAACCCCTACAATACCAACGTCCGGGCGACGAAAGAAGAGTTAAGCCGGGTGGGCGAGGTGCTAGCCGCCAGGTTAAATGCCGCCCGCGGGCCGGTAGCCGTTATGGTACCGCTTAAAGGCTGGTCGGAAAACGGCCGCGCCGGTGGCCCCCTCCACGACCCGGAGGCCGATGCCGCGCTGGTGGCGGCCCTGGAGGCCAATCTGGCCCCCCGGGTAAAGTTAATGAAATTGGACGCCAATATCAACGACCCGGTCTTTGCTACCAGCGCGGCTGCCGTTATGCACCAGTTGATGGAAGTATGGCTGGCGGGCCAGGAAAGTTCTGCCGCCAGCGAACCCTAA
- a CDS encoding sugar phosphate isomerase/epimerase family protein: MRASIYEFMKVGIVHFKAFPEVVNGTGPVVETLRRIAEDDFFTAVEVGWIKDIKQRTEAAQILRIAHLEVCYACQPAIFSQKLNLNSFDPGERKRAIKQVFNCLKEASDLGAVAVRIPAGKDPGPERREEAKKLLVDSLAQICEYAREMGDPAITLKIFDRDIDKESLIGHFRDAFDIARELRPSYPKFGLLADLSHFPLLREKPEEALPLVKDYLMAFHIGNCVMKDRRHPLYGDLQPRFGVEDGEIDTGEVSAYFRLLAGMGLIGPEKRPVLSAEVRPLLPGETSELILANAKRVIKEAWALA, encoded by the coding sequence ATGAGGGCTTCCATTTATGAATTTATGAAGGTCGGCATCGTCCATTTTAAAGCCTTTCCAGAGGTAGTAAACGGCACCGGGCCGGTAGTAGAAACCCTGCGTCGCATTGCCGAAGACGACTTCTTTACCGCCGTGGAAGTGGGCTGGATCAAGGACATCAAACAGCGTACCGAGGCGGCGCAAATTTTACGCATTGCCCACCTGGAGGTGTGCTATGCCTGCCAGCCGGCCATCTTTTCCCAGAAATTAAATCTCAACTCCTTCGATCCCGGGGAAAGAAAGCGGGCCATCAAGCAGGTTTTCAACTGCCTTAAAGAAGCTTCCGACCTGGGCGCTGTTGCTGTGCGCATCCCGGCCGGCAAAGACCCCGGCCCGGAGCGGCGGGAAGAGGCCAAGAAACTGCTGGTAGATTCCCTGGCCCAGATCTGCGAGTATGCCAGGGAGATGGGCGACCCGGCCATTACCTTAAAAATCTTTGACCGGGATATTGACAAAGAATCCTTGATTGGCCATTTCAGGGATGCTTTTGATATTGCCAGGGAACTGCGGCCCAGTTATCCTAAATTCGGGCTCCTGGCCGACCTCTCCCATTTCCCCTTGCTCCGGGAAAAGCCCGAGGAAGCCCTGCCCCTGGTAAAGGATTATTTAATGGCTTTTCATATCGGTAACTGCGTCATGAAGGACCGGCGCCATCCTTTGTACGGCGACCTGCAGCCCCGTTTCGGGGTGGAAGACGGGGAGATCGACACCGGCGAGGTCAGCGCCTATTTCCGCCTGCTGGCCGGCATGGGCCTTATTGGCCCGGAAAAGCGACCGGTCCTGAGTGCGGAAGTGCGCCCCCTGCTGCCCGGCGAGACTTCGGAATTAATTCTGGCCAATGCCAAAAGAGTCATCAAAGAAGCCTGGGCCCTGGCTTAA
- a CDS encoding class II aldolase/adducin family protein, with the protein MIDLDAVTRLRQEMVEVSRQIFTRGLTSATSGNTSARVPGHPEQILIKATGKSFGDVEPEDFILVDLEGNILAGQGKPSKEIRFHLGILKARPEVQAVVHGHSAYATAYVTARGELPVVTAAAEAGLNKIGIVDYAPPGSVELAEMVIKAFADLTLKAAVLKRHGFVTVGENIHRAFYLADVLEDNAKVAFLLSQLG; encoded by the coding sequence ATGATCGATTTAGATGCAGTTACCAGGTTACGCCAGGAAATGGTAGAGGTCAGCCGGCAAATCTTTACCCGCGGCCTTACCTCGGCTACTAGTGGCAACACCAGCGCCCGCGTCCCGGGACACCCGGAACAAATCCTCATTAAAGCCACTGGCAAGTCCTTTGGCGATGTGGAACCGGAAGATTTTATCCTGGTGGACCTGGAAGGTAATATCCTGGCAGGCCAGGGCAAGCCTTCCAAGGAAATTCGTTTCCACCTGGGTATTTTAAAGGCCCGCCCGGAAGTCCAGGCCGTCGTCCACGGCCATTCGGCCTATGCTACGGCTTATGTGACGGCCAGGGGGGAATTGCCGGTTGTAACGGCTGCCGCTGAGGCCGGCCTCAACAAAATAGGGATTGTTGACTATGCCCCGCCGGGATCGGTGGAACTCGCCGAAATGGTAATTAAAGCCTTTGCAGACCTTACCCTCAAAGCCGCCGTCCTTAAGCGCCACGGTTTTGTCACGGTGGGGGAAAATATCCACCGGGCCTTTTACCTGGCGGACGTTTTAGAAGATAATGCCAAAGTGGCTTTCCTGTTATCCCAGCTAGGTTAA
- a CDS encoding creatininase family protein, whose translation MAKRYNLLECSFVDAQEWFKETDTVLVPVGSCEKHGAHVPLGTDSITTISVTERAAKLANVPHTPLLPFGYSPHHMGEVGEGCGTITLAAETFRRVLHDIARSLIFHGANKIVFVSHHGSNTKPIDELLRKLRYQTGAFVAWYKTPTERECEVVKGIIEGPPEETPGWHAGEMETAQVMAYDESLVDMSRAVNDRAHAPRWMGPEFSKIDGTATVKFRGSENIIVPMEHHEYSDHATIGNPFRGTAEKGLKLFDKEAEHLAAFIEEVKKFPFKVENRDFPERA comes from the coding sequence ATGGCAAAACGTTACAACCTCTTGGAATGTTCCTTCGTTGACGCTCAGGAATGGTTCAAGGAGACCGACACCGTTCTCGTACCAGTCGGGAGCTGTGAAAAGCACGGTGCCCATGTGCCCCTGGGAACGGACAGCATTACTACCATTTCCGTTACCGAGCGGGCCGCTAAACTGGCTAATGTTCCCCACACACCGCTGCTACCCTTTGGCTACTCTCCCCATCACATGGGCGAAGTCGGTGAAGGTTGCGGTACCATTACCCTGGCTGCCGAAACCTTCCGCCGTGTCCTCCATGATATTGCCCGGAGCCTGATTTTCCATGGCGCCAATAAAATAGTCTTTGTTTCGCACCACGGGTCCAACACCAAACCTATTGATGAACTCCTGCGCAAACTCCGCTACCAGACCGGGGCCTTTGTGGCCTGGTACAAGACGCCTACCGAGAGGGAATGCGAAGTAGTTAAAGGTATCATTGAAGGGCCGCCTGAGGAGACCCCCGGCTGGCACGCCGGTGAAATGGAGACGGCCCAGGTAATGGCTTACGATGAGAGCCTGGTGGATATGAGCCGGGCGGTTAATGACCGTGCCCACGCGCCGCGGTGGATGGGCCCCGAATTCTCCAAGATCGACGGCACTGCTACCGTTAAATTCCGGGGTTCCGAAAACATCATTGTCCCCATGGAACACCATGAGTACTCCGATCACGCCACTATTGGTAATCCCTTCCGGGGAACCGCCGAAAAAGGCTTGAAGCTCTTTGACAAAGAAGCCGAGCACCTGGCCGCCTTCATTGAAGAGGTCAAGAAGTTCCCCTTCAAAGTAGAAAACCGCGATTTCCCCGAGAGGGCATAA